In one Granulicella aggregans genomic region, the following are encoded:
- a CDS encoding DMT family transporter: MAASALWGCGFFFGKIALREMSVGHMVLYRFAFAVLAMLPLLVTHPPKFNRREWGVLLVASFLGVPVQFLLQFYGLSLTTVSHASLMVGMMPVILAVGAAVWAHERMDLVGWLALVGSTCGAALIALGHVSGGGSSLAGDLCVVASLAIALFWILANKHLMETHGPIQVTVYGQALGTAMLAVWVPLQYGMPPVMGISWRAWAALAASGVLCTATTTLLWNWGMTQVPASQAGVLLNMEPLMGSLLGVFVLGERLGPSAWAGGGLILASAVTLTTRSKTRVREQMPIT; this comes from the coding sequence ATGGCAGCGAGCGCGTTGTGGGGCTGCGGATTTTTCTTTGGCAAGATTGCGCTGCGCGAGATGTCGGTTGGTCACATGGTGCTCTACCGGTTTGCGTTCGCCGTGCTGGCGATGCTGCCGCTGCTGGTGACGCATCCCCCAAAGTTCAACCGCCGGGAGTGGGGTGTGCTGCTGGTGGCTTCCTTTCTGGGGGTGCCGGTGCAGTTTCTGCTGCAGTTTTATGGACTGTCGCTGACGACGGTGTCTCACGCCTCGTTGATGGTGGGAATGATGCCGGTGATCCTCGCGGTGGGTGCGGCAGTGTGGGCGCATGAGCGCATGGACCTGGTGGGATGGCTGGCTCTGGTCGGCTCGACTTGTGGAGCGGCGTTGATTGCGCTGGGGCATGTTTCCGGCGGAGGTTCCAGCCTGGCGGGTGATCTTTGCGTGGTGGCGTCGCTGGCGATTGCGCTCTTCTGGATTTTGGCAAACAAGCATTTGATGGAGACCCACGGTCCTATTCAAGTAACGGTGTATGGGCAGGCTCTGGGGACGGCGATGCTCGCCGTATGGGTTCCCCTGCAGTACGGCATGCCCCCGGTGATGGGTATCTCATGGAGGGCGTGGGCAGCGCTTGCGGCCAGTGGAGTGCTTTGCACGGCAACAACGACGCTACTGTGGAACTGGGGCATGACACAGGTGCCCGCGTCACAGGCGGGCGTGTTGCTGAATATGGAGCCGCTGATGGGATCTCTTCTTGGGGTATTCGTGCTGGGCGAGAGATTAGGGCCAAGCGCGTGGGCAGGCGGAGGCTTGATCCTGGCGTCGGCGGTGACTCTGACCACGCGGTCGAAGACTCGGGTGAGAGAGCAGATGCCGATTACTTAG
- a CDS encoding GNAT family N-acetyltransferase has protein sequence MPLPEPMFLNPVLTALQTTHAHLAITSGEAVRYPSAVAPFAAIATPTTEALRDLRSLLAPAEYVWATALGEADCAAAQLAVETTIDVLQMILPPEIELPPPYPGILPLDCTHAPEMVALTDIAFPGFFRPRTCEMGSYFGIRSAETDELIAMGGERLVFPGYSEMSGLCTHPAHRGKGYAAHLLWHLACRHRQQGIVSWLHVTATNSTAVNLYLRLGFQTVRSIKLHKLTVL, from the coding sequence ATGCCCCTGCCCGAACCAATGTTCCTGAATCCCGTCCTAACCGCGCTCCAGACCACCCACGCGCATCTCGCCATCACTTCAGGCGAAGCAGTCCGCTATCCCTCTGCAGTCGCCCCGTTCGCCGCAATCGCGACTCCTACAACAGAGGCCCTGCGCGACCTCCGCTCCCTTCTCGCGCCGGCCGAATACGTCTGGGCGACAGCTCTTGGCGAAGCTGATTGCGCCGCCGCGCAGCTTGCCGTCGAGACCACCATCGACGTTCTGCAGATGATCCTGCCGCCTGAAATTGAACTGCCGCCACCCTATCCCGGCATCCTCCCACTCGACTGCACCCACGCCCCCGAGATGGTCGCCTTAACCGACATAGCCTTCCCCGGCTTCTTCCGTCCTCGCACCTGCGAGATGGGCTCCTACTTTGGCATCCGTTCCGCCGAAACTGACGAGCTCATCGCCATGGGCGGCGAGCGCCTCGTCTTCCCCGGCTACTCCGAGATGAGCGGCCTCTGCACCCACCCCGCCCATCGCGGCAAAGGCTACGCCGCCCATCTTCTCTGGCATCTAGCCTGCCGCCATCGCCAGCAGGGCATCGTCTCCTGGCTGCATGTGACCGCGACCAACTCCACCGCCGTCAATCTCTACCTCAGACTTGGCTTCCAGACCGTCCGCAGCATCAAGCTCCACAAACTCACCGTCCTCTAG
- a CDS encoding FUSC family protein, with translation MSVAAAIDRFERVLKSLHWTRGLRAGVAVAGAMIVCNRLGLPMGWAALGGFEAVLVDNGGPYRSRLETMATLLAGGSLVCVIGAMVGGSLWLAVIVTAAVCFSATFARVASERIASTSVIILVLYFAGFGGTDHSFAHACAAALEFVLGGLWAAALSLVLWPVDPFRPARREVAECYTVLAEFSGKMLVEEWSGDANDGAAAEERRISLEHTGHFQRAMRLQMEKARHAVGRVPARMTARTVRARNLTVLLETADMLFAITMRWRELAEVADDPASFAAVREAARWLSGAEWAISRGLRQRPGDGAASYTPEGSHSMEHVQPRLKRPRWPFAKGTTRAHLATDERDALENVQIAFEAVRAVWSGVELRVGGAAARWEMIAQDSEEPAVASEKDRATQYRWVDALRANLTFDSVMMRHALRMAVVGGVDILLMRLTHVRHGSWLAMTSIIVLQPYGSGTLRRGMQRVGGTIAGGALAAVLATAIHGQAGLIAVLAVVSALTLATYAVNYAWYCFFLTPTFVLMSMPYFRDWSYAGVRMANTVLGALVAVLAMRLLWPEHEHLELGRLLGRGASADAGYLRAMIRYWQTSGQERPAAERQVLAPARRLSGLAINDAEESLDRMMLEPGFGKQATSGDIQTEALTFVTYLRRLMRVATTLTTVGSGGERTIGRVESMIARLERVSAALLGTEVLTGAAASGGDLAGDDDGQPGSVEEQQMRRMERQVGVLERTAAELMGKAVG, from the coding sequence ATGAGCGTTGCGGCGGCGATCGATCGTTTTGAGAGAGTGCTGAAATCGCTGCACTGGACACGCGGCTTGCGAGCGGGAGTAGCCGTAGCCGGAGCTATGATCGTCTGTAACCGGCTTGGGCTGCCGATGGGATGGGCGGCGCTGGGCGGCTTCGAAGCAGTTCTGGTCGATAACGGCGGCCCGTACCGGTCTCGGCTGGAGACGATGGCGACGCTGCTGGCAGGCGGCAGCCTGGTCTGCGTGATCGGCGCGATGGTGGGTGGGAGCCTTTGGCTTGCGGTCATAGTGACGGCAGCGGTCTGTTTTTCGGCGACGTTCGCGCGGGTGGCGTCGGAGCGGATTGCCTCGACGAGCGTGATCATCCTGGTGCTGTACTTCGCGGGCTTTGGCGGGACCGACCACAGCTTTGCGCATGCCTGCGCGGCGGCGCTGGAGTTTGTGCTGGGCGGTTTGTGGGCGGCAGCCCTGAGCCTGGTGCTGTGGCCGGTCGACCCGTTCCGGCCAGCACGGCGGGAGGTGGCCGAGTGCTACACGGTGCTGGCGGAGTTCTCCGGAAAGATGCTGGTGGAGGAGTGGTCTGGCGATGCCAATGACGGCGCGGCCGCCGAAGAGCGGCGCATCAGCCTCGAGCACACCGGGCACTTTCAGCGGGCGATGCGGCTGCAGATGGAGAAAGCGCGGCACGCGGTAGGCCGGGTTCCGGCGCGGATGACCGCCCGGACGGTACGGGCGCGCAACCTGACCGTGCTGCTCGAAACGGCAGACATGCTCTTCGCGATCACGATGCGCTGGCGGGAGCTGGCAGAGGTGGCCGACGATCCCGCTTCCTTCGCGGCGGTGCGCGAGGCGGCCCGATGGCTGAGCGGGGCGGAATGGGCGATCTCGCGCGGCCTCAGGCAGCGGCCCGGAGACGGAGCGGCCTCCTATACGCCAGAGGGATCGCACTCCATGGAGCATGTGCAGCCGCGGCTGAAGCGACCACGATGGCCGTTCGCGAAGGGCACGACGCGAGCGCATCTGGCGACGGATGAACGCGATGCGCTCGAGAATGTGCAGATTGCGTTTGAGGCAGTGAGAGCAGTGTGGAGCGGGGTCGAGCTACGTGTGGGTGGAGCGGCGGCCAGATGGGAGATGATCGCGCAGGACTCTGAGGAGCCGGCTGTAGCTTCTGAAAAAGACCGCGCGACGCAATATCGCTGGGTGGATGCACTGCGTGCAAACTTGACGTTTGACTCGGTCATGATGCGGCACGCGCTGCGGATGGCGGTAGTGGGAGGCGTCGACATTCTGCTGATGCGGTTGACCCATGTGCGGCATGGGTCGTGGCTGGCTATGACGTCGATTATCGTGTTACAGCCGTATGGCTCGGGCACGCTGCGGCGCGGGATGCAGCGTGTGGGTGGGACGATCGCGGGCGGCGCACTGGCGGCTGTACTCGCAACGGCGATTCATGGGCAGGCGGGATTGATCGCGGTGCTGGCGGTGGTCTCAGCTCTGACCCTGGCGACCTATGCGGTGAACTACGCTTGGTACTGCTTCTTTCTGACGCCAACGTTTGTGCTGATGTCGATGCCGTACTTCCGGGACTGGAGCTATGCCGGAGTGCGAATGGCGAATACGGTGCTTGGTGCACTGGTTGCAGTGCTGGCCATGCGGCTTCTCTGGCCGGAACATGAGCACCTGGAACTGGGGCGTTTGCTGGGGCGAGGAGCGAGCGCGGACGCGGGCTATCTGCGGGCGATGATTCGTTACTGGCAGACGAGCGGGCAGGAGCGACCGGCGGCAGAGCGGCAGGTATTGGCCCCGGCGCGGCGGCTTTCGGGCCTCGCGATCAACGACGCGGAGGAGTCGCTGGATCGCATGATGCTGGAGCCGGGGTTCGGCAAACAGGCAACGTCGGGAGACATCCAGACCGAGGCGTTGACGTTTGTGACGTATCTACGAAGACTGATGCGCGTGGCAACGACTCTGACGACGGTGGGCTCTGGCGGCGAGCGGACCATTGGTCGAGTGGAGTCCATGATCGCGCGCCTCGAGCGGGTGAGCGCCGCGTTGCTTGGGACCGAAGTGCTGACGGGCGCGGCGGCTTCAGGCGGAGATCTCGCGGGCGACGATGATGGGCAGCCGGGCTCCGTGGAAGAGCAACAGATGCGAAGAATGGAGCGACAGGTAGGAGTGTTGGAGAGAACTGCGGCGGAGTTGATGGGGAAGGCGGTGGGGTAA
- a CDS encoding M13 family metallopeptidase, whose protein sequence is MRVTMLNGAVRKSVAAVAMVMTAMGAGAHAAAQNVAAAGGDAATKVYLPIPGFDTTSLDTSVDPCNDFYKFACGKFAANHPIPPDQSGVDQFYALYNVNTQALNGILTKEAAGGSARSADEQKIGDYYAACLNTDLIEKKGLAPIEPLLAEIDALSDGMRGKLALPTLIGKLQRMGLNVFFSFGEQQDFKDATKQIAIVSQGGLGLPEKDYYLRTGAKDIEIRKQYEEHIAKMLTLAGTPEEKAKKDATAILAFETALAKGSMGVTEMRDPEKIYHLMPIAKFETSISPVNFGQFLTAIHSPQLTEINDATPDFFPVLVREVKATDMETLKAYMRYQVLSANAGHLPKKFDDESFDFFGRKLSGQPEQEARWKRCSNGVNGALGEALGKVYVDQYFAGDSKAKMLEMVHDIESAMERDIDSLDWMSAATKVRAKEKLHAVANKIGYPDKWRDYSSLKIAPDDAAGNSERATEFENDRELNKIGKPVDHSEWGMTPPTVNAYYDPSMNDINFPAGILQPAFYDKSQDDAVNYGHIGAVIGHELTHGFDDEGKKFDAKGNLSDWWTADDTKKFEARTDCLVKEYGGFTAVDDVKVNGKLTLGENTADNGGLVLAYMAYLERAKANGVDLMAKKDGYTEPQRFYIGFAQNWCENARPEQVRNQVLTDGHSPDHFRANGAIVNQPGFAAAFSCKKGAPMVPADSCRVW, encoded by the coding sequence GTGCGCGTGACGATGCTGAACGGGGCGGTAAGGAAGAGTGTAGCGGCCGTGGCGATGGTGATGACGGCGATGGGTGCAGGCGCTCACGCGGCGGCTCAGAACGTGGCCGCAGCAGGAGGCGACGCGGCCACCAAGGTGTATCTGCCGATTCCCGGCTTCGATACGACATCGCTCGATACGAGCGTGGATCCTTGTAACGACTTCTACAAATTTGCCTGCGGGAAGTTCGCGGCGAACCATCCCATTCCGCCGGATCAATCTGGAGTCGACCAGTTCTACGCGCTGTACAACGTGAACACGCAGGCTCTGAACGGGATTCTGACGAAAGAGGCGGCGGGCGGGTCGGCCAGGTCGGCGGATGAACAGAAGATTGGGGACTACTACGCTGCGTGCCTGAACACCGACCTGATCGAGAAAAAGGGGCTCGCACCGATCGAGCCGCTGCTGGCGGAGATCGATGCGTTGAGCGACGGAATGCGTGGAAAGCTGGCCCTGCCCACACTAATCGGCAAACTGCAGCGGATGGGCTTAAACGTGTTCTTCAGCTTTGGCGAGCAGCAGGACTTCAAGGATGCGACCAAGCAGATTGCGATCGTCAGCCAGGGCGGACTCGGGCTGCCGGAGAAGGATTACTACCTGCGGACAGGCGCGAAGGACATCGAGATCCGCAAACAGTACGAAGAGCACATCGCGAAGATGCTAACGCTCGCCGGAACTCCGGAGGAGAAGGCAAAGAAGGATGCGACGGCGATCCTTGCGTTCGAGACGGCGCTGGCGAAGGGGTCGATGGGCGTGACCGAGATGCGCGATCCGGAGAAGATCTATCACCTCATGCCGATAGCGAAGTTCGAGACGAGCATCTCACCGGTGAACTTCGGACAGTTCTTGACGGCGATCCATTCACCTCAACTCACCGAGATCAACGACGCAACGCCGGACTTCTTCCCCGTCCTGGTGAGGGAGGTGAAGGCGACGGATATGGAGACGCTGAAGGCGTATATGCGTTACCAGGTGCTCTCGGCGAACGCGGGCCATCTCCCGAAGAAGTTCGACGACGAAAGCTTCGATTTCTTCGGGCGCAAGCTGAGCGGTCAACCAGAGCAGGAGGCACGCTGGAAGCGCTGCTCGAACGGCGTGAACGGAGCTCTGGGCGAAGCGCTGGGGAAGGTCTATGTGGACCAGTACTTTGCCGGGGACAGCAAGGCCAAGATGCTGGAGATGGTGCACGACATCGAGTCGGCGATGGAACGGGACATCGACTCGCTCGATTGGATGAGCGCGGCGACGAAGGTGCGAGCGAAGGAGAAGCTGCACGCGGTTGCGAACAAGATCGGTTATCCGGACAAGTGGCGTGATTACTCGTCGCTCAAGATTGCGCCAGACGATGCCGCTGGCAACTCGGAGCGGGCAACAGAGTTTGAGAACGACCGGGAGCTGAACAAGATTGGCAAGCCGGTGGACCACAGCGAGTGGGGGATGACTCCGCCGACGGTAAATGCCTACTACGATCCGAGCATGAACGACATCAACTTCCCTGCCGGCATTCTGCAACCTGCGTTCTACGACAAGAGCCAGGACGATGCGGTGAACTATGGCCACATCGGCGCGGTGATTGGGCACGAACTGACGCATGGGTTCGACGATGAGGGGAAGAAGTTCGACGCGAAGGGAAACCTGAGCGACTGGTGGACCGCTGACGACACGAAGAAGTTTGAGGCAAGGACGGACTGCCTGGTGAAGGAGTATGGCGGATTCACGGCTGTCGACGACGTCAAGGTAAACGGCAAGCTGACACTGGGCGAAAATACGGCGGACAACGGCGGCCTGGTACTCGCATACATGGCTTATCTCGAGCGCGCGAAGGCGAACGGTGTGGACCTGATGGCGAAGAAGGATGGCTACACGGAGCCGCAGCGCTTTTATATCGGCTTTGCTCAGAACTGGTGCGAGAATGCTCGGCCGGAACAGGTGCGGAACCAGGTGCTGACGGATGGGCACTCGCCGGACCACTTCCGGGCGAACGGAGCGATTGTGAACCAACCGGGGTTTGCAGCGGCGTTCAGCTGTAAGAAGGGCGCTCCGATGGTGCCAGCAGATAGCTGCAGGGTCTGGTGA
- a CDS encoding MerR family transcriptional regulator, with protein MSTFRIKEFAKLAGVTVRALHHYDGLELLSPAHRSERGYRLYCHEDLGRLERILVLRYLGLSLREIAALLNTPTGRGAEPLTVTLARQSAALRERRGGLDRILRAIEHAQRRAQNPAESEWLLYQTILKEIQMQEATDWTERYYSPKALEALRERRAALTPEQKEEIGARWQALFVDIQHALDHQVPPDSEEGRAVVARWMRLGDEFTQGDPEIGEGYHRLFEDESHWPDDEHASRLRAGMPKPEYLAFFKQAVQACLRHG; from the coding sequence ATGAGCACTTTCCGCATCAAGGAGTTCGCAAAGCTCGCCGGCGTTACTGTGCGGGCATTGCATCACTACGACGGGCTCGAGCTGCTGTCTCCGGCGCATCGTTCGGAGCGAGGCTATCGGCTGTATTGTCACGAGGATCTCGGTCGCCTGGAGCGGATTCTCGTGTTGCGGTACCTGGGTCTTTCATTGCGCGAGATCGCCGCGCTGCTGAACACACCAACCGGTCGTGGCGCAGAACCGCTGACGGTCACGCTCGCACGACAGAGTGCGGCGCTGCGTGAACGGCGCGGCGGCCTGGACCGCATCCTGCGTGCCATCGAACACGCACAACGACGCGCACAGAACCCCGCGGAATCCGAGTGGCTCCTCTACCAGACCATTCTGAAGGAGATACAAATGCAAGAAGCCACAGACTGGACAGAAAGGTACTACAGCCCGAAGGCCTTGGAGGCGCTTCGGGAGCGGCGTGCAGCCCTGACACCTGAACAGAAGGAAGAGATCGGTGCGCGATGGCAGGCTTTGTTCGTCGACATACAACACGCGCTTGATCATCAGGTGCCACCGGACAGTGAGGAGGGCCGGGCGGTGGTTGCACGGTGGATGCGCCTGGGCGACGAGTTCACGCAGGGAGACCCGGAGATTGGCGAGGGTTACCATCGGCTCTTCGAGGACGAGAGCCACTGGCCCGATGACGAACACGCCTCCAGGCTCCGGGCAGGTATGCCAAAGCCCGAGTACCTGGCCTTCTTCAAGCAGGCGGTTCAAGCCTGCCTGCGGCACGGCTGA
- a CDS encoding threonine synthase gives MPQIAFLECSRCHHHIPATTPQSLCPLCAGSLYVRYDMDALKRSAHREDPAARAAASSTSLGMWRYASVLPEVTPVTLGEGWTPMLQSKRYPGLFIKEEGANPTGTFKARGLSLAVTMAKHYGLKHLAVPSAGNAAGALAAYAAAAGIAAHIYMPQDVPFANYLEGVVYGADVHMVDGLISDCARLVGEQIKSQRDANTPAEETWFDISTLKEPFRVEGKKTMGYELVEQLQWTYPDAVFYPTGGGVGLIGMWKAFEEMETLGWVTGKRPKMYALQASGCAPVARAFDEGKPASEFFQNAATFASGLRVPKPYGDSIILDIVRASGGKALALDDATILASILDYAKHEGIFLSPEGAAATAAYDQLLATGELTPTDRVVLFNTGAGLKYTDMTAEAMHLRRPGSLPTSLPVGGIITPQ, from the coding sequence ATGCCCCAGATCGCCTTCCTCGAGTGCTCCCGCTGCCACCATCACATCCCTGCCACCACCCCGCAGAGCCTCTGCCCCCTCTGCGCTGGCTCGCTTTACGTCCGTTATGACATGGACGCCCTCAAGCGCTCCGCCCATCGCGAAGATCCTGCCGCCCGTGCCGCCGCGTCGTCCACGTCGCTCGGCATGTGGCGCTACGCCAGCGTTCTGCCTGAGGTAACCCCGGTCACTCTCGGCGAAGGCTGGACACCCATGCTCCAAAGCAAGCGCTATCCCGGCCTCTTCATCAAGGAAGAAGGCGCGAACCCCACCGGCACCTTCAAGGCGCGCGGCCTCTCGCTCGCGGTGACCATGGCGAAGCATTACGGCCTCAAACACCTCGCCGTACCCTCCGCTGGCAACGCAGCCGGGGCGCTCGCCGCCTACGCCGCCGCCGCCGGCATTGCTGCCCACATCTACATGCCGCAGGACGTCCCCTTCGCCAACTACCTCGAAGGCGTCGTCTACGGAGCCGATGTCCACATGGTCGACGGCCTCATCTCTGACTGCGCCCGTCTCGTCGGCGAACAGATCAAGTCGCAGCGTGATGCAAACACCCCCGCCGAAGAGACCTGGTTTGACATCTCCACCCTCAAAGAACCGTTTCGTGTCGAGGGCAAGAAGACCATGGGCTATGAGCTCGTCGAACAGCTGCAATGGACCTACCCCGACGCCGTCTTCTATCCCACCGGCGGCGGCGTCGGGCTGATCGGCATGTGGAAGGCCTTCGAAGAGATGGAGACCCTCGGCTGGGTCACAGGAAAACGGCCGAAGATGTACGCCCTGCAAGCCTCGGGCTGCGCTCCCGTCGCCCGCGCCTTCGACGAAGGCAAACCCGCCAGCGAGTTCTTCCAGAACGCTGCCACCTTCGCCTCCGGCCTACGCGTCCCCAAGCCTTACGGCGATAGCATCATCCTCGACATCGTCCGCGCCTCAGGCGGCAAAGCCCTCGCCCTCGACGACGCAACCATTCTCGCCAGCATCCTTGACTACGCAAAGCACGAGGGTATCTTCCTCTCGCCCGAAGGCGCAGCCGCCACCGCAGCCTACGACCAACTCCTCGCCACCGGTGAACTCACTCCCACCGATCGCGTCGTCCTCTTCAACACCGGTGCTGGCCTCAAATACACCGATATGACCGCGGAAGCTATGCACCTCCGCCGCCCCGGTTCGTTGCCCACCAGTCTTCCCGTAGGAGGGATCATCACCCCGCAATAG
- a CDS encoding M20/M25/M40 family metallo-hydrolase, which produces MGSLLVLAGSVAAAAQTAIAPVESTMIRSVDTQNREAVALLEKIVNINSGTMNIPGVIAVKDEIEPRLRGLGFKTKWMPMDDAHRAGDLVAEHPCPLGDGNCGKRMLLIGHMDTVFEKDSSFQTYTMIPDGTGNVATGPGVNDMKGGLVVMLVALGAMQSAGVLDTAEIRIVLSGDEERHGDPIAITRKDMIDAAKVSDVAFEFESGVRRQGVDTISISRRSSVTWHLDTTGKSGHSSQIFSDNMGAGAIYEMTRILDAFRAQLPEPGLTFNVGLMLGGATAELNESKLGGRATGKANVVPPTAIAIGDIRTLDNGQSERVEQRMREIVGKHLPRTGATISFDEAYPAMPVTESGHDLVRQLNAVNATLGFPPMPELDPMLRGAGDISFIAQYLPGLVGTGAMGEGSHAEGEIVYLDSIAKQAKRSALLMYRLSQQK; this is translated from the coding sequence ATGGGTTCCCTGCTGGTTCTTGCTGGCAGCGTCGCTGCCGCAGCGCAGACGGCGATTGCGCCGGTTGAGAGCACGATGATCCGGTCTGTCGACACGCAGAACCGCGAGGCTGTGGCGCTGCTGGAGAAGATCGTCAACATCAACAGCGGGACGATGAATATTCCCGGCGTGATCGCGGTGAAGGACGAGATCGAGCCTCGGCTGCGCGGGCTTGGGTTCAAGACGAAGTGGATGCCAATGGACGATGCCCACCGCGCCGGCGATCTGGTGGCGGAACATCCGTGCCCGCTCGGCGATGGCAACTGCGGCAAGCGGATGCTGCTGATCGGTCACATGGACACGGTCTTCGAGAAGGACAGCAGCTTCCAAACCTACACCATGATTCCGGACGGTACGGGAAATGTCGCGACGGGGCCCGGGGTGAACGATATGAAGGGCGGCCTCGTGGTGATGCTGGTCGCGCTGGGAGCCATGCAGTCTGCCGGCGTTCTGGACACGGCGGAGATACGAATTGTCCTGAGCGGGGATGAAGAGCGGCATGGCGATCCGATCGCGATAACGCGCAAGGACATGATCGACGCGGCGAAGGTAAGCGATGTGGCGTTCGAGTTCGAGAGCGGCGTGCGGCGCCAAGGGGTGGACACGATCAGCATCTCGCGGCGGAGTTCGGTGACCTGGCACCTGGATACAACGGGAAAGAGCGGCCACTCCTCACAGATCTTCTCGGACAACATGGGAGCCGGGGCGATCTATGAGATGACCCGGATTCTCGATGCCTTCCGGGCGCAACTGCCGGAGCCGGGGCTAACGTTCAACGTGGGTCTGATGCTTGGAGGAGCGACGGCGGAGTTGAATGAGTCGAAGCTGGGGGGCCGTGCAACCGGCAAGGCGAACGTGGTGCCGCCCACAGCAATCGCCATTGGCGACATACGGACGCTGGATAACGGCCAGAGCGAGCGCGTGGAACAGAGGATGCGCGAGATCGTCGGCAAACATCTGCCACGGACCGGAGCGACGATCTCCTTCGACGAGGCTTACCCGGCGATGCCGGTAACCGAATCCGGGCACGACCTGGTGAGGCAGTTAAATGCTGTGAACGCGACGCTGGGATTCCCACCGATGCCAGAGCTTGACCCCATGCTGCGCGGTGCTGGGGATATCTCGTTTATCGCGCAGTATCTTCCGGGGCTGGTAGGGACAGGGGCGATGGGTGAGGGCTCGCACGCGGAGGGCGAGATCGTCTATCTGGACTCGATTGCGAAGCAGGCGAAGCGGAGTGCGCTATTGATGTACCGGTTGAGCCAGCAGAAATAG
- a CDS encoding MATE family efflux transporter codes for MLPIRPQIRSVLALALPLILAEVGWMFMAVVDTIMVGHLPHPAITISAVALAQVLYNTIAFGIGGVLLGLDTYLSQAHGAGKFGEANRWLLHGLVLSAILIAILMAVVHAASFGLAYFPVDPIIRSQAVTFLRVLNLGTPPLILALTFRRYLQAFDHARSIAIALVTANVVNALLDWAFLFPHQWGPLTLAGQGVVGAAISTALARLYLALFFLLAILYFDRKHAYGLRSVTRRIEYSRLRELTLFGAPVGAQIFVEISIFGAVTYLIGTFGPLPLAGHEIALNVASITFMVPFAISAAASVRVGQAIGRKSPEEARAAGWSSIGLGAAFMLCASAVLILVPNLIARAFTVDPAVIAAAVPLLLVAAAFQFFDGVQITATGALRGAGNTHIGLFVHLIGYWLIGLPVGVLLGFHFKLGAVGLWIGLCLGLIIAGGALVTSWHRSARKLETTISVA; via the coding sequence ATGCTCCCCATCCGCCCCCAAATCCGTTCCGTACTGGCCCTCGCCTTGCCGCTCATCCTGGCCGAGGTCGGATGGATGTTCATGGCGGTCGTCGACACCATCATGGTCGGCCACCTGCCTCACCCGGCGATCACCATCTCCGCCGTCGCCCTCGCGCAAGTTCTCTACAACACCATCGCCTTCGGCATCGGCGGCGTCCTGCTTGGCCTCGATACCTACCTTTCGCAAGCCCACGGTGCCGGCAAGTTCGGCGAGGCCAATCGCTGGCTCCTCCACGGGCTCGTACTCTCCGCCATTCTCATCGCTATCCTCATGGCGGTCGTCCACGCCGCCTCCTTCGGCCTTGCATATTTCCCTGTCGACCCCATCATCCGCTCGCAGGCAGTCACGTTCCTCCGAGTCCTCAATTTGGGCACGCCTCCACTCATCCTTGCGCTCACGTTTCGCCGCTACCTTCAGGCCTTCGACCACGCCAGGTCCATCGCGATCGCCCTGGTCACCGCCAACGTCGTCAACGCGCTGCTGGACTGGGCCTTCCTCTTCCCGCACCAGTGGGGTCCGCTCACTCTCGCAGGCCAAGGAGTCGTCGGCGCGGCCATCTCTACCGCGCTCGCTCGCCTTTATCTCGCGCTTTTCTTCCTTCTTGCCATCCTGTACTTCGACCGCAAACACGCCTACGGCCTGCGTTCCGTCACGCGCCGCATCGAGTACAGCCGCCTCCGCGAGCTCACCCTCTTCGGTGCTCCCGTCGGCGCGCAGATCTTCGTCGAGATCTCCATCTTCGGCGCGGTCACCTATCTGATCGGAACCTTCGGCCCACTCCCGCTGGCCGGCCACGAGATCGCCCTCAACGTCGCCAGCATCACGTTCATGGTGCCCTTCGCAATCTCGGCGGCAGCCTCTGTGCGCGTCGGTCAGGCCATCGGCCGCAAGTCTCCAGAAGAGGCCCGCGCCGCCGGCTGGAGCTCCATCGGTCTTGGTGCTGCCTTCATGCTCTGCGCTTCGGCTGTCCTGATCTTGGTGCCGAACCTCATCGCCCGCGCCTTCACCGTAGACCCCGCTGTCATCGCCGCCGCCGTTCCTCTGCTTCTCGTCGCTGCCGCTTTCCAGTTCTTCGACGGCGTCCAGATCACGGCCACCGGCGCTCTGCGCGGGGCAGGGAACACCCACATCGGCCTCTTCGTCCATCTCATCGGATACTGGCTGATCGGCTTACCCGTCGGCGTTCTGCTGGGCTTTCACTTCAAGCTCGGTGCGGTGGGCCTGTGGATCGGTCTCTGCCTCGGGCTGATCATCGCGGGCGGTGCTCTTGTAACAAGCTGGCACCGCAGCGCTCGAAAGCTGGAGACCACGATCTCGGTTGCTTAG